The following coding sequences lie in one Chondrinema litorale genomic window:
- a CDS encoding nucleotidyl transferase AbiEii/AbiGii toxin family protein has product MIREDSLTEEWIKKVAKDHKADPILVEKVIRALYLLEKLCVSELDFIFKGGTALTLLLPEPKRFSIDIDIIISDNSVDIKIILDWIIKNSDFIGYKEDERENKSDIKKAHYKFYYEPASSYRSDKEYILLDILYQESHYEEHVQEVEITSNFLNCEGNNILVTVPTAEAILGDKLTAFAPNTTGIPYQNGKEVEIIKQLFDIGNLFDMINNAEIISDVFEKFAKTELDYRNLDLTSHEVLNDIIKTAMLIATRGQSGEKDDFTELQKGISNIKNYIFSESFHIEKAMIPAAKAAYLAALLLNHTKEIIFFTEASEIAKCSIEQPFHTKLNKLKKTNPEAFFYWCKTYELLHGNK; this is encoded by the coding sequence ATGATAAGGGAGGATTCATTAACGGAAGAGTGGATAAAAAAAGTAGCTAAAGATCACAAAGCAGATCCAATATTAGTAGAGAAAGTAATACGAGCTCTCTATCTGTTGGAAAAATTATGTGTAAGTGAACTTGATTTTATTTTTAAAGGTGGTACAGCATTAACATTACTTCTTCCAGAACCAAAAAGATTTTCTATTGATATAGATATTATCATATCAGATAATTCTGTAGATATTAAAATTATACTTGACTGGATAATTAAAAATTCAGATTTTATAGGATATAAAGAAGATGAACGAGAAAATAAATCTGATATAAAAAAAGCTCATTATAAGTTTTATTACGAACCAGCAAGTAGTTATAGATCAGATAAAGAATATATCCTTCTTGATATACTATATCAAGAGAGTCATTATGAAGAACATGTTCAAGAGGTAGAAATCACATCAAATTTTTTAAATTGTGAGGGTAATAATATACTAGTAACTGTTCCAACTGCAGAAGCTATACTAGGAGATAAACTTACTGCATTTGCACCAAATACAACAGGTATTCCATATCAAAATGGGAAAGAAGTTGAGATTATTAAGCAACTATTTGATATTGGAAATCTGTTTGACATGATTAACAATGCAGAAATTATATCCGATGTTTTTGAAAAGTTTGCAAAAACAGAATTGGACTATAGAAATCTTGATTTAACTTCTCATGAAGTCCTTAATGATATTATTAAGACAGCTATGTTAATTGCAACTAGAGGACAATCAGGTGAAAAAGATGATTTTACTGAACTACAGAAAGGTATTAGTAATATTAAGAACTATATTTTTTCAGAAAGTTTTCATATTGAAAAAGCTATGATTCCTGCCGCAAAAGCAGCTTACTTAGCTGCTTTATTACTAAATCATACTAAAGAAATAATTTTCTTTACAGAAGCATCAGAAATAGCAAAATGCTCTATTGAACAACCTTTTCATACAAAATTGAACAAATTAAAAAAAACAAATCCAGAGGCTTTTTTTTATTGGTGCAAAACTTATGAACTACTACATGGTAATAAATAA
- a CDS encoding DUF6577 family protein → MPIISLYIHLNTIAIQSLHINELKNTFADDQQITVTDIIEFYRQYEKKIKRSTIDWRIYSLSKKGILYRVSRGTYTLSKEDVNLYTPEITKSLKLLYNKIHNIFPFIDICLWSTKWLNEFMLHQPGKFHTLVEVDKDVMESVFYSLKDQGKNVFLNPSIDIFDKYIIYEKNPIIITRLTTEAPVQKIRGIKTITIEKMLVDIYCDPVLFSTYQGAELLRIYKNAFEKYNINRHKVYRYADRRNKKKDIINLIDKIK, encoded by the coding sequence GTGCCAATTATTAGTTTATATATTCATTTAAATACAATAGCTATTCAATCTTTACATATCAATGAATTAAAAAATACTTTTGCGGATGATCAACAAATCACCGTGACGGATATTATTGAATTTTATAGACAGTATGAGAAAAAAATTAAACGTTCTACTATAGATTGGAGAATATATTCATTATCTAAAAAAGGGATATTGTATAGAGTTTCTAGAGGAACCTATACCTTATCAAAAGAAGATGTGAATTTATATACTCCCGAAATAACTAAATCATTAAAATTACTTTACAACAAAATTCATAATATTTTTCCATTTATAGATATATGTTTATGGTCTACAAAATGGCTAAATGAATTTATGCTACATCAACCTGGTAAATTTCACACTCTTGTAGAAGTAGATAAAGATGTCATGGAATCTGTTTTTTATTCTCTAAAAGATCAAGGTAAGAATGTATTTTTGAATCCTTCAATTGATATATTTGATAAATATATAATTTATGAAAAAAATCCAATAATTATCACTCGTCTTACAACAGAAGCACCTGTACAAAAAATACGTGGTATAAAGACAATAACAATTGAAAAAATGCTAGTTGATATATATTGTGATCCAGTATTATTTTCTACCTATCAAGGTGCTGAATTATTACGAATATATAAAAATGCCTTTGAGAAATATAATATAAATAGACACAAGGTATATCGATATGCCGATAGAAGAAATAAAAAGAAAGATATAATTAATTTGATTGATAAAATTAAGTAA
- a CDS encoding tetratricopeptide repeat protein, protein MALEYSKIILSMSNMVINLAKNEAERNHKVISVLKKYDIIKLKKDFESIYAHTLVEYGMDKYPKELVRLFSLEDVMEVLKDEYYKIGSSEEEVTKKVVTILNTKKSFFLLELRRVGIEKEHLKKELSKFSEKFKELVKKAADPFEIEKYNNNIQTKSNTEQILEILKKYTQKEKTILKYLTGSLPIVAKEDFIGREQDLNKLDELLKSSEKVVLVNGIGGIGKTTLAKRYLTLNQDEYDHIAWLEVRIDEQGLQTSFLQEVANNQELHKSLTIPLDSETSEEARFNAIMHAMQNLEGKNLLLIDNATNVLQTLKDALPSPPSWHVLVTSRLELEGFKKLGLDILAPDEAKALFIKHTSEKTIDEKELELLLEYIGYHTLTIELLAKTFHKSLTLKKVSEITNYMKSKAFDHERLAKKIVIDHSKNKEITAYQHLLSAFTMADMGEVEIWLLKQFSVLPSVPMEAVFILDTLLYTKLGLKSYSKEIIADTLQAISQKGWLQKDVEGKFSMHRIIQTAIRYQTLIKSNDCGYLIDKVAQLLEIDQSKDNPIEKFPYVVFGESLLFNFKDEDDMGIFELKNNLAMVYKEMGRYPEAIELMEQLYASYKGSFGNDRYTILIQSNLGVLYKNQEKYQKAQKLLEDAFEQQKNLPISMQDGIKTTMSNLALVYIKLNRLDEAAILMEQVLTSDMNTFGENHPNTIASISNLSMIYDDMKRYIEAERLAKKALTLAKECFEEGHPNIAKSINNLALMYYRDEKNEEAEQLFEEALASDKKNFGENHPSTVRSMYNISLVYEKLGKYKEAKNYIYKSYNFYLESLGKEHAQTKSTKKWLDRIKRLA, encoded by the coding sequence ATGGCGTTAGAGTATTCAAAAATAATTTTGTCGATGAGTAATATGGTTATAAATCTTGCCAAAAATGAGGCAGAAAGAAACCATAAGGTCATATCTGTATTGAAAAAGTATGACATAATCAAACTTAAAAAAGACTTTGAGAGTATCTATGCACATACCTTGGTCGAATATGGCATGGATAAATATCCAAAAGAACTGGTCAGACTATTTAGCCTTGAAGATGTCATGGAGGTTTTGAAAGATGAGTATTACAAAATAGGCTCATCAGAGGAAGAAGTTACTAAGAAAGTAGTTACCATTCTTAATACTAAGAAATCCTTTTTCCTTTTAGAGCTAAGACGTGTAGGAATAGAGAAAGAGCATTTAAAGAAGGAACTGTCCAAGTTTAGCGAGAAGTTTAAGGAGCTGGTTAAAAAAGCAGCAGACCCTTTTGAGATAGAAAAATATAATAATAATATTCAGACCAAATCTAATACCGAACAGATATTAGAAATTCTTAAAAAATATACCCAAAAAGAAAAAACGATATTAAAGTATCTTACTGGTTCACTTCCCATAGTAGCAAAAGAAGATTTCATAGGCAGGGAACAAGACCTGAACAAATTAGACGAATTGCTTAAGTCTTCTGAAAAGGTCGTCTTGGTGAATGGAATAGGTGGTATCGGTAAGACTACGCTCGCCAAACGCTACCTAACCCTAAATCAAGATGAGTATGACCATATCGCATGGTTGGAGGTTAGAATAGATGAACAAGGCTTGCAAACGAGTTTCTTACAAGAAGTAGCCAATAATCAAGAGTTACACAAAAGTCTGACAATCCCTTTAGATTCAGAAACCTCTGAAGAGGCACGCTTTAATGCCATTATGCATGCCATGCAAAACTTAGAAGGGAAAAACCTCCTGCTTATCGATAATGCGACCAACGTCTTACAAACATTAAAGGATGCACTACCATCCCCGCCTAGTTGGCATGTCCTGGTCACTTCACGTCTAGAACTCGAAGGGTTCAAGAAGCTAGGTTTGGATATCCTTGCTCCTGATGAAGCCAAGGCTTTGTTCATCAAACATACCAGTGAAAAAACTATAGATGAAAAGGAACTGGAGTTATTACTAGAATATATTGGATATCACACGCTCACCATAGAGCTCTTGGCCAAGACCTTCCATAAAAGCCTAACCTTAAAAAAAGTGAGTGAGATTACTAATTACATGAAATCTAAGGCTTTCGACCATGAGAGATTGGCAAAAAAAATTGTCATTGACCATAGCAAGAACAAGGAAATAACAGCATACCAGCATCTACTTTCGGCCTTTACTATGGCAGATATGGGCGAAGTGGAAATTTGGCTCTTGAAACAATTTTCGGTATTACCATCAGTGCCCATGGAGGCAGTATTTATATTGGATACTCTGTTATACACAAAATTAGGTCTAAAAAGTTATAGTAAAGAGATTATAGCAGATACTTTACAAGCAATTTCACAAAAAGGCTGGTTACAAAAAGATGTAGAAGGGAAGTTTTCTATGCACCGTATCATTCAGACAGCTATAAGATATCAAACATTAATAAAAAGCAATGATTGTGGATATCTAATAGATAAAGTAGCTCAATTATTAGAAATTGACCAATCAAAAGATAATCCAATTGAAAAATTCCCTTATGTGGTTTTTGGGGAAAGCTTACTTTTCAATTTCAAAGATGAAGACGATATGGGTATTTTTGAACTAAAAAATAATCTGGCTATGGTATATAAAGAAATGGGACGATACCCAGAAGCCATAGAATTAATGGAACAATTATACGCTTCCTATAAGGGAAGTTTTGGAAATGATAGATATACAATTTTGATACAGTCAAACCTTGGAGTACTATATAAAAATCAAGAAAAATATCAAAAGGCCCAAAAATTACTAGAAGATGCATTTGAACAGCAAAAGAACTTACCTATATCAATGCAAGATGGCATAAAAACAACAATGTCTAACCTAGCATTGGTATATATAAAACTGAATCGTCTCGATGAAGCCGCGATATTAATGGAGCAAGTACTCACTTCCGATATGAACACATTTGGTGAGAATCATCCCAATACTATTGCAAGTATATCCAATTTATCTATGATATATGATGATATGAAGCGTTACATAGAAGCTGAAAGACTAGCAAAAAAAGCACTTACCTTAGCGAAAGAATGTTTTGAAGAAGGCCATCCTAATATAGCAAAAAGTATAAATAATTTAGCCTTAATGTATTACAGAGATGAAAAGAATGAAGAGGCAGAACAACTATTTGAAGAGGCGTTAGCTTCTGATAAAAAAAACTTTGGTGAGAATCATCCCTCTACTGTAAGAAGTATGTACAATATTTCTTTGGTATATGAGAAATTAGGAAAATATAAAGAGGCAAAGAATTATATTTACAAATCATATAATTTTTATTTAGAAAGTTTAGGTAAGGAGCACGCTCAGACAAAAAGTACTAAAAAATGGCTTGATAGAATAAAGAGATTAGCATAA
- a CDS encoding IS5 family transposase: protein MQERQNVLTDSDWQYIQPIVDNGRKRKTCLRMVVNGLVHLTRTGTQWRNMDSKYLPHLSIIQYYYYRWQRNGTWQKLLSNLLATFRETNGDKAQPSQVAVDSQSVRSVPFVDACKEIDGNKLVNGRKRHIAVDKHGLPVAIAVTGANINDGQAGLELLWQLEGNERLELFCLDKAYNGEFIESLELYGWRGEIARGRLVKNQTALRDSFPKKGDGR from the coding sequence ATGCAAGAGCGTCAAAACGTCCTTACCGATTCCGACTGGCAATATATACAACCAATAGTAGATAATGGAAGAAAGCGTAAGACTTGTTTGAGAATGGTGGTAAATGGGCTTGTACACCTGACCCGTACAGGCACGCAATGGAGGAATATGGACAGTAAGTATCTCCCACACCTGTCGATCATACAGTACTACTATTACCGATGGCAGCGAAACGGTACCTGGCAAAAGCTTCTTTCTAACCTATTGGCAACTTTCCGAGAAACAAACGGGGACAAAGCACAGCCTTCACAGGTGGCTGTGGACAGTCAAAGTGTGAGGTCAGTGCCCTTTGTGGATGCCTGTAAAGAGATCGATGGCAACAAGCTGGTAAATGGGCGAAAGCGGCATATCGCCGTGGATAAACATGGTCTGCCGGTTGCCATAGCAGTAACAGGTGCCAACATCAACGATGGTCAGGCTGGTCTAGAGCTACTTTGGCAACTAGAAGGCAATGAGCGACTCGAGTTATTTTGCTTGGACAAGGCATATAATGGAGAGTTTATAGAAAGTTTGGAGTTATATGGCTGGAGGGGAGAAATTGCACGGGGACGCCTAGTCAAAAACCAGACAGCGCTGAGGGATTCGTTCCCCAAAAAGGGAGATGGCAGGTAG
- a CDS encoding caspase family protein: protein MEAFAVIIGIAHYQEEKKLHQLDGAINDAQAFYDWAINPKGGKVTTENAILLLSQNNFTQVITDQIEDALINMIQKALAKKQEDPSLRFYFFFSGHGLGLSINDVAMLVTNWRQYAPGRGISSFQYNEDIINRGIFSEAFFFIDCCRSRYVGVRPMTSRLRDLGAYEGANNTLSLVAMATSHHTSAYQEVGDSASKMSYFTRALLSILNGEDFTQTEDITVSQLQGLLEKKTSELAKEDDRTQDVRFYGQFLDIDRVVFQIDGKVLPSTSTNVIFEFSNETEGPYVLENGILEEINQWDKDGGNWELSLPRGLYTILDSATSKEKSIKVRNENTLQHVKF from the coding sequence ATGGAGGCTTTTGCAGTTATCATAGGGATTGCTCATTACCAAGAGGAGAAAAAGCTACATCAATTGGATGGAGCCATTAATGATGCCCAAGCCTTTTATGATTGGGCAATTAACCCAAAAGGAGGGAAAGTAACTACAGAAAATGCAATTTTGCTACTTTCCCAGAATAATTTCACTCAAGTCATCACAGATCAGATAGAAGATGCACTTATTAATATGATTCAAAAAGCTTTAGCTAAGAAGCAAGAAGATCCAAGTTTGCGTTTTTATTTTTTTTTCTCAGGGCATGGTTTGGGGCTATCCATCAATGATGTGGCTATGCTTGTAACTAATTGGCGGCAATATGCACCTGGTAGGGGTATATCTTCATTTCAGTATAATGAAGATATTATTAATAGGGGTATTTTTAGCGAAGCCTTTTTTTTTATTGATTGCTGTCGCTCCAGGTATGTAGGAGTCAGACCTATGACTTCAAGATTGAGAGATCTTGGAGCCTATGAAGGTGCAAACAATACACTTTCATTAGTAGCTATGGCTACTTCTCACCATACAAGTGCTTACCAAGAAGTTGGTGATTCTGCCAGTAAAATGAGTTACTTTACAAGAGCCTTGCTCAGTATATTAAATGGCGAAGACTTTACACAAACAGAAGATATAACAGTTTCCCAACTTCAAGGCTTATTAGAGAAAAAGACTAGTGAGCTTGCAAAAGAGGATGATCGCACACAAGATGTGAGATTCTATGGACAGTTCTTAGATATAGATCGAGTCGTTTTTCAGATAGATGGGAAAGTGCTTCCCTCTACTAGTACTAACGTGATTTTTGAATTTTCCAATGAGACAGAAGGTCCATATGTATTGGAAAATGGTATTCTAGAAGAAATAAATCAATGGGATAAGGATGGTGGAAATTGGGAGCTATCTCTTCCTAGAGGGCTTTATACAATTCTAGATTCAGCCACTTCAAAAGAAAAATCTATTAAGGTCAGAAACGAAAATACTTTGCAACATGTCAAATTCTAA
- a CDS encoding alpha/beta hydrolase, with the protein MSKEVIHVGTKGTFEKYGIYYTTPQDIDDIIEHLKTSNKRQISLYFHGGLVNESDGFASANMMKEILNVANHHPISFVWKSGFIETIRERITTIHKTKIFKKILKLLLKKVGSKLGLSIDAKGFEQLSDSFVEAELKKDEPFADFLLEEDQNTKSPNLEKNSNQEIIISNETELLKELEKEYEIEIAQDIQIDELIEDIDPQETLINSSLLELKDGQDSKGFITTIQVVRFLSKIAFKVIKRYVQKRNHGFYPTVIEEIYREAYISDLGAWLWKGMKDKAAEMWLPNEGLEGDKQYVGTYFLTKLNEIGVPIDIDIVAHSAGSILTCHLLKNLSENYQNLKVSNVVFLAPACTSELFHQEVILHPERLKYFRMFTMTDEAESKDALVDNIKAIYPRSLLYFISGILEDGGENYDAYILGMERFFKFENYEKVEILKDIKDYLLAEGKERLVLSPTQNNLDGFNCMAIDHGKFDDDITTKESIQHILTINT; encoded by the coding sequence ATGAGTAAAGAAGTCATTCATGTAGGAACTAAGGGGACATTTGAAAAATATGGTATTTATTATACAACTCCACAGGATATAGATGATATTATAGAACATCTTAAAACAAGTAATAAAAGACAAATCTCCTTGTATTTTCATGGAGGGCTTGTAAACGAATCTGATGGATTTGCTAGTGCCAACATGATGAAAGAAATATTAAACGTAGCTAATCATCATCCTATTTCATTTGTCTGGAAATCAGGTTTTATTGAGACTATTCGGGAACGAATTACCACGATCCATAAAACTAAAATTTTTAAGAAGATTTTGAAGCTTCTTCTAAAAAAGGTGGGCAGCAAGCTGGGGCTGAGTATAGATGCCAAAGGTTTTGAGCAGTTGAGTGATTCTTTTGTCGAAGCTGAGTTAAAGAAGGACGAACCTTTTGCAGACTTTCTTCTTGAAGAAGATCAAAATACAAAATCTCCTAACTTAGAAAAGAATAGCAATCAAGAAATTATAATTTCTAATGAAACAGAATTGCTTAAAGAGTTAGAAAAAGAATATGAGATTGAGATAGCACAGGATATTCAAATTGACGAACTTATTGAAGATATAGACCCTCAAGAAACACTTATCAATTCAAGCTTACTAGAATTAAAGGATGGGCAAGATAGCAAAGGGTTCATTACAACCATTCAGGTAGTGAGGTTCTTGTCCAAAATTGCTTTCAAGGTAATTAAACGATATGTGCAAAAGAGAAATCATGGATTTTATCCAACTGTTATTGAAGAAATTTATAGAGAGGCTTATATATCAGATTTAGGAGCCTGGCTATGGAAAGGAATGAAAGATAAAGCTGCTGAAATGTGGTTGCCAAACGAAGGATTGGAAGGAGACAAGCAGTATGTAGGTACCTATTTCCTAACTAAACTGAATGAGATAGGAGTACCTATTGATATAGATATAGTTGCTCATAGTGCAGGAAGTATTCTGACCTGTCACTTGCTAAAAAACCTCTCAGAAAACTATCAAAATCTTAAGGTGAGTAATGTGGTTTTTTTGGCTCCTGCTTGTACCTCAGAACTTTTTCACCAAGAAGTAATTTTACATCCAGAGAGATTGAAGTATTTCAGAATGTTTACCATGACAGATGAGGCAGAGTCTAAGGATGCATTAGTAGATAATATCAAAGCTATTTACCCTCGTTCGCTGCTCTATTTTATTTCAGGGATTCTAGAAGATGGGGGAGAAAACTATGATGCTTATATTCTAGGGATGGAGCGTTTCTTTAAATTCGAAAATTATGAGAAGGTAGAAATATTAAAAGATATTAAGGACTATCTATTAGCCGAAGGAAAAGAAAGGCTAGTGCTTTCTCCTACCCAAAATAATCTGGATGGGTTTAATTGCATGGCAATAGATCATGGTAAATTTGATGATGACATAACTACAAAAGAAAGCATTCAGCATATTTTGACCATAAACACTTAG